One Drosophila subobscura isolate 14011-0131.10 chromosome U, UCBerk_Dsub_1.0, whole genome shotgun sequence DNA window includes the following coding sequences:
- the LOC117900793 gene encoding RNA pseudouridylate synthase domain-containing protein 2 isoform X3: MFDEQSPKSSACKDISNRESEIEKLKIPEKRKTDNSDPVKDLKKAKLETKALKAKRPGFTDERYQETSYYIENGLRKVYPYYFTFTTFTKGRWVGEKILDIFAREFRAHPSEEYERCIQAGTLTVNFEKVPIDYRLKHNDLLANIVHRHEVPVTCHPIKIVHMNEDIVVVNKPASIPVHPCGRYRHNTVVFILAKEFNLKNLRTIHRLDRLTSGLLLFGRSPKKARQMEQQIRNRQVEKEYICRVEGIFPDEILECKEPIEVVSYKIGVCKVSPRGKDCTTTFQKLSQNGKTSVVLCKPLTGRMHQIRVHLQYLGYPILNDPLYNHEVFGPLKGRFGDIGGKSDDELIRDLINIHNAENWLGIDYESDISIFKNSKDETDGESLSSEQTFAVHHSDDDGCANSRETTPPCLEPLRAEVDSKKLEPPNASKEFVGTDLKDPSEISSSLELSDTIHAVEGGNADVGIKLNKITTDAHCYECKVHYRDPKSKDLIMYLHAWKYKGPGWEYETEFPYWARRDWDSEST, from the exons GATATATCTAACCGGGAGTCAGAGATCGAGAAACTCAAAATACcagaaaagaggaaaactgATAATAGCGATCCAGTTAAGGATTTAAAAAAA GCCAAACTAGAAACAAAGGCTCTGAAAGCCAAAAGACCGGGATTTACGGATGAGCGGTATCAAGAAACATCCTACTATATTGAAAATG GTCTTCGGAAAGTCTACCCTTACTACTTCACCTTTACGACGTTCACGAAAGGACGTTGGGTGGGGGAAAAGATTCTGGATATATTTGCTCGAGAGTTTCGCGCACACCCATCTGAAGAGTACGAACGTTGCATTCAAGCAGGAACACTGACAGTTAACTTTGAGAAAGTCCCCATTGACTACAGACTAAAACACAATGATCTTCTCGCTAATATAGTTCACAG ACATGAAGTTCCTGTGACATGTCACCCAATAAAAATTGTGCATATGAATGAGGACATTGTCGTTGTAAATAAGCCTGCATCAATACCT GTACATCCTTGTGGCCGCTATAGGCACAATACTGTTGTTTTCATACTCGCAAAGGAATTCAACCTCAAGAATCTGCGCACAATACACAGGCTTGACCGGTTGACATCTGGCCTATTACTGTTCGGACGGAGCCCAAAGAAGGCACGGCAAATGGAGCAGCAAATTCGCAATAGACAAGTGGAAAAAGAGTATATCTGTAGAGTGGAGGGAATTTTTCCAGA TGAAATCCTGGAATGCAAGGAACCCATTGAGGTAGTAAGTTACAAAATAGGAGTGTGTAAAGTCTCGCCACGAGGAAAAGATTGTACCACAACCTTCCAAAAGCTTtcgcaaaatggcaaaactaGTGTGGTACTGTGCAAACCCCTTACCGGACGGATGCATCAGATCCGAGTTCACTTGCAATATCTAG GTTATCCGATTCTTAACGATCCCCTATACAACCATGAAGTCTTCGGCCCCTTGAAGGGTCGTTTTGGAGATATCGGTGGAAAGTCAGACGATGAGCTTATACGCGATCTCATTAATATCCACAATGCGGAGAATTGGCTGGGAATAGATTATGAATCCGATATatctatatttaaaaattctaAGGACGAAACAGATGGCGAGAGCCTTAGTAGCGAACAAACTTTCG CTGTTCACCATAGCGACGACGACGGTTGTGCAAATTCGCGCGAAACTACTCCGCCTTGCTTGGAGCCTCTCCGAGCTGAAGTAGACTCCAAGAAATTAGAGCCTCCCAACGCTTCCAAGGAATTTGTAGGTACTGATCTAAAGGACCCTAGCGAAATTTCTTCATCACTGGAGTTATCCGATACTATCCACGCTGTCGAAGGTGGGAATGCGGATGTTGGAATAAAGCTAAATAAAATCACAACAGATGCACATTGTTATGAGTGCAAGGTTCACTACCGTGATCCCAAGTCTAAGGACCTTATCATGTATCTGCACGCCTGGAAATATAAG ggTCCTGGATGGGAGTACGAAACTGAATTTCCTTATTGGGCTCGCCGAGACTGGGACTCAGAGTCTACTTAA